The Pochonia chlamydosporia 170 chromosome 3, whole genome shotgun sequence genome contains the following window.
GTATGGAGCTTAGCACATTCCTTTGTTTTCGTTTCCGTTTCCATCACAAGTTTAACTCTCTCATATAATTACAAGGCGATACTTCATTGTTGCCGGAACTCAGGCTGTCACCGTATTATTACTATGCGTGTATCTTGTGTCCATGCTGCATCTCGCCCGCCAACCTTGGCAGCTACCCTCAGATACAGCCCAACTCGAAGTCACCAGTTCCCTGTTCCTTGTCCCCAAGCATCGGCCCTGTTGCCAAAAGGTAGTCTGAAAACTGCCACAAAATGCTTCCGTCATAATCAATGCTGTGCGTTTGCGTGATACTGCCCACCGTTTTTTGTATCGTCAACCTGCCCGTTTTCCTCAGACCGAGGAGATATAAAAGCTGCTTTTGATCATTCCCATACCCAGCTGATTGTCTCTACTGTGGCCCTGCGGGAAAGTGTTGATAGGGTTGATGGGCCGCGTATGGATATCGTCCCCTGAAACTGCCCCTATGTCCATATGGACGCCAGTTGCCTCGAAACTGTTGGCCAAAATTGCCACGTCCTCGAGGGTGCTCTCCTCCATGCCAACCTCTGCCGCCTTGTCCATGCATGCTTAGCAGTTGTCCGCCCATGTGGTTGCCTCTCCATGGAGACTCGCGAGCTTGATTAGCTGTCCCATCACGTCGACCTTGATCTCGAGATTCAACATCCGCACTCGAAGCACCTGTTGAATCGTTTGCCGCCGCGTCGGATGACGTTCCAGATCCACTGTGGTGTGCGTTATTGTAGTTGCCACCCCAACGACCACCTCGAGAGTTCCCACGTCGTCTACTATATGGTCGTCGTGCTGCTCGGGGCTTACGATCAACATAGAAGTCAATCTTCTTAACGGGGTCCGTGGCCATGATGTTCCCAGATAGACCACAGCCCTCCAACGCTGCATCATCGGTTGTCCAAAGTTGAAAAATGTTCTCAAGCTTCTCAAGAGGCTGCAGCTCAGCAACCCACGTACGAACATACATTCCCTCCTTATCGTAATCAAATGCCTGCTTGACGGGGTTAAATGTGCGGGCATCGCCTCGAGGATCGTTTCCAACGCCCGCTACATACTGCCAGTTTGCCCAATTCGAAGACACGTCGTAATCTACCAGCATCATTTCGTACCATTCGGCCCCATATCTCCAATCGATTCCTAGGTGTTTAGAGAAAAAGCTGGCAACATTTTGTCGGGCTCGGTTCGACGTGTATCCTGTGTAAAATAACTCACGCTGGGAGGCATCTATGATCCCCATTCCggtggtgccattttgaaaCCGTTCGAGGATTTTCTTGACTTCAGTCGGATTTGGGTCCTGGTCGGAAGAGGCCTTTTTCTCGTCGGCAGTCTTCCATTTCTTATCGTACGTCCCATCCTCCCGGAAACCAGACTGTCTAAATAGTTTGCGCCCAAACTTGGCCGTACACAGCCGCATATAATCCCGCCACAGTAGTTCGAATCGAATTCCTTTTGTTCCCTCATTCTCGCCATCCCCATAACCCGGGGCTTCTTTGTACTGCTCGTCAGTCCCGTCTTCCAGCTTCAAAAGCTCTTCGTGAATTTGCCTGCCAGTGATGGTGCCTAGTGCCAAATGACCAGATAGCTTTGTGCTATAATCTTCACCAATAAGTCCATTGCGGGTGTCCTTGTAGGAGGTCATCGCACCAGACTTTACTAGATATCTCAGACGCTGCCAAGCGACGCTCTCACCACCAGTAAAAGGGTGCCCGGATGAGGCATTTTCGGGCCGTTCGGGGACGCTGGAAAGAATCTTTCCCAGCGGTTTTACTAGCCTTTTTTGAAGGTCTTCCAAAGACTCAGGTGGGACGAAAGGGGACGGCTGGGGAGGTATCGACCCTTCTTGTGGGAAGACGGGAAGTGATGATTTTCCTGGCTTTGGCAAAACCTTGCGAGGCTTTTCTCGAAGCGGTTCTTGGGATTTTCGGTACGTGGTGAAAACGTCTGGTAGGTCTGCTGGGTTCTCCAGACCAGTGTCGCGGCTAGAAGAGCATTTAGCTTGATTGTGGTCAAGGCTGATGACAACGATGACTTACTCGTCAACAAAATACTTTTCGTCCTTCCATAACTTAAACTCTATCTCTTTCTCTGAACATAGCGCAGATATGGACTCCTGCTCCTGCACCTCCTCCCAGGAAGGCTCCTCTGTCATCCAGACGGCACTGACACAAGGTACATGTTCCTTCAGCTCCTCAATCAAGTGACCCAGGACGACCTTGGCGTTCCCGACTCGAAGTATCAGACCGCTTCCCAATTCATCCAGATTCGCCTTCAGGTTCCAAACAGCCTCGGCAGTAAACCTCGCTCGATGGGGTCCGCATCGCCAAAATTTACCCACCTGGCTTTTGGCTGGAGGATAGGGCGATGACTCGCCGTCTTTGAGAAACCCAGACACCTCTACCTGGTTGGCAGGAAAGACATAAACCGGCAAGAGATGAGTGAAGCCATGATCAGTGGTAGTTGCTAGATGATGGAAGATAGGGTTGTCAGAGACTCGCAAGTCCCGCCTCAACAAGTAAACCAATAGTTTTCCTCTAGACATGTCTTGTGATCAACCCAATTGTTGTTGCGGGCGTTGATTTTGCCTGTCAAAGTCTTCCCAACGACTAGGTCTGCCAATTTGTCGGCAAAAAGCCAAAATAAACCTTTAGGATGTGTTGCTCAATGTTTGCGTGCAGATAGAAATGAGGCAGGACGAGGGGCTGGGCCTATTTTGAAGTGCGAAGagcctctttttcttccaaaTATGAAGCCCCCTTCAGATGCCGAGTCAACAAAAAGGGTGTTAATGGAACTGGAGAAGGTGACAGGCAAAATGTAATCGTGATGGAATGGCAATGGACCGAACACGAGCCAGGGAAAAACAAATATTTGGCGCTTGAGGGCTTGTGGGTCAACCGATCTGAGATGCTGCAGTGCGTGAATGTCGATTCagcaagcacttgagcccaATGTATGATAGGTCAGGAAGTCAGGCTCAGAAGAGCAGGTTAAATAATCAGCAGTATGATAGACCAACGGTTGGAGCTTGCCAGGGAGCAGAGTAAGGAACTTCGGGTATGGGGTGAATGCAGCAAATGAACATTTGAGCCCACAGAGAGAGCCTTCCAAAGCTCCGCCCGCTAGCTTTAGGTGCTTGATGGGTTTTACAAACGATCCGGGAACATCCAGTCCCTGGACGGCCGCTGGAGTGCAGATAACTTGGGCCAGGGTCCAGGAATGGACGCAAGGCTTGGCAAGCAGGTGTACCAACTTTCGGAGTGTCTAACGTAGTGCTTTGGTGAAGTCACAACTTTGAATGATTTCTGAGCTATTAGAGTGTTATCCCAA
Protein-coding sequences here:
- a CDS encoding cryptochrome DASH (similar to Verticillium alfalfae VaMs.102 XP_003009023.1); its protein translation is MSRGKLLVYLLRRDLRVSDNPIFHHLATTTDHGFTHLLPVYVFPANQVEVSGFLKDGESSPYPPAKSQVGKFWRCGPHRARFTAEAVWNLKANLDELGSGLILRVGNAKVVLGHLIEELKEHVPCVSAVWMTEEPSWEEVQEQESISALCSEKEIEFKLWKDEKYFVDDRDTGLENPADLPDVFTTYRKSQEPLREKPRKVLPKPGKSSLPVFPQEGSIPPQPSPFVPPESLEDLQKRLVKPLGKILSSVPERPENASSGHPFTGGESVAWQRLRYLVKSGAMTSYKDTRNGLIGEDYSTKLSGHLALGTITGRQIHEELLKLEDGTDEQYKEAPGYGDGENEGTKGIRFELLWRDYMRLCTAKFGRKLFRQSGFREDGTYDKKWKTADEKKASSDQDPNPTEVKKILERFQNGTTGMGIIDASQRELFYTGYTSNRARQNVASFFSKHLGIDWRYGAEWYEMMLVDYDVSSNWANWQYVAGVGNDPRGDARTFNPVKQAFDYDKEGMYVRTWVAELQPLEKLENIFQLWTTDDAALEGCGLSGNIMATDPVKKIDFYVDRKPRAARRPYSRRRGNSRGGRWGGNYNNAHHSGSGTSSDAAANDSTGASSADVESRDQGRRDGTANQARESPWRGNHMGGQLLSMHGQGGRGWHGGEHPRGRGNFGQQFRGNWRPYGHRGSFRGRYPYAAHQPYQHFPAGPQ